TGGACGAACCCAACGAAGGAACTTATGAGTTTTTGGGTGAATCAGTATTACAGCTTAAAGAAAAGCAAAGGGCTGCTTTGTACAAAAAGCATATAGGATTTGTATTTCAGGCATATCATTTAATAGACGAACTGACCGTTTATGAAAATATCGAAACGCCTTTGTTATACCAAGGAATTGGCTCGTCAGAACGAAAATCAATGGTGGCTGATATTTTAGATAGATTCAATATTGTTGGGAAAAAAGATTTATTTCCTAATCAATTATCGGGTGGTCAGCAGCAATTGGTGGGTATTGCACGTGCAGTTATAACCAAACCCAACCTGATTTTGGCCGATGAGCCTACAGGAAACCTCAACTCCAAACAAGGCGAAGAGATAATGGAACTCTTCAAAATCTTGAATCAAGAAGAAGGGGTAACTATTGTACAAGTAACGCATTCTGAGAAAAACGCCGCTTATGCCAATCGCACTATCGAGCTATTGGACGGACGAATTGTATAGCATAGCCAATACTTTTTATGAGGACAAACAAGTAAAAACTGCCTAAAAATTGTTTTTTGAATCAAAACTTACCGCTCAATAGAATACCACGCTAGTGAAGGGGGGATTTCAAAACCTTTTTGGTTCATTTAAGGAAGTTTATGAGTATTTTTGCTTGCTGTAAAGGAATACACGTGTTTTCTTTACTTATTCTTAATTTTTTGTCCCAGAAAAAGCATGAGGTTGTTAAGTATAATACTGTCATTTACGCTACTCTGTTGGTCGCAGTATGTAAAAGGACAAGAGGCTACGTTTTATTCAGAACGAAAATATTCAAAAGTAGAGTTAAGAGCTGATTTTAGGTTTTTGAGAAGGATATTAGAGGAGGCTCATCCAGGGCTAGGCAAATACACTTCAAAAGAAGCCATGGATGGGGCTTTTGAAGATACTTATAAAAAAATAGGAGATGAAATGACCGAAAAGGAGTTTGGGCTATTGTTGAAACCCCTCATTATCAAGATTCGATGCGGGCATACTGACCTCCTATTTTCGCCAGAAATGCGAAAATTTACCCGCATTCAGAATCGAGCATGGACTATTCCTTTTTCATTTTTTATTCAAGGCGATAGGCTATTTATAGCTAAAAATGAATCTAACGATGCCTCTATCGAGCTAGGTACAGAAGTACTAGCTATAGAAGAAAATACAGCAGGAAAGATATTGCGAACATTACGCAAATACCTTCCAGCAGATGGCTACGGCGAAGCCTTTAAAGATGCCACCTTAGAAGCGGGTTTCTTTGAAGATTACTATATTGATATTTTTGGAGGAAAAGAACAATACCACTTTACCCTCAAAAATCAACAAGAAACACGCATTGTTTATCCTGAATTAAAAGCAAAAAGCATTCCTAATCGTTTGCCAAGGCTATCGAAAGAAGACGAGCTGGCAAGGCGATTGAATCGTTTAAGAAGCCTAACGTTTCCGACCGAAGTTAGCTCAACGGCAATACTCAAAATATCGAGCTTTTCTTACGACGATTATGAATCTTTCTTGATGACCCATGAACGCTTTTTTCGAGAAATTGAGCAAAACAATATCACTAATTTAATCATTGATTTAAGGCAAAATTCGGGAGGAAATCATGAAATAGCCTTGGATTTGATGAAGTATCTGGCCGACAGTACTTTTGTTCTTACGGCTCATGCCGAAGCACCAGTATTAATTCCATCGTTTATTGTAAATAATGACGTGGAGCAACAAGATGCCAACCGAGCTTTTTCAGAAAGAATTGTAAAGAAATGTGGCGAAGGTACGTATTGCTTGAATATTCCATCTGTAGGAAAACATAAGCCCTACGAGCAATATCGTTTTAAGGGTAATGTGTATGTACTTATAGGCGAGCAGACTTTTTCGGCAGCCTCAAGCTTTGTTGCAAGTCTAAAAGCACAACGAAAAA
The DNA window shown above is from Flectobacillus major DSM 103 and carries:
- a CDS encoding S41 family peptidase, coding for MRLLSIILSFTLLCWSQYVKGQEATFYSERKYSKVELRADFRFLRRILEEAHPGLGKYTSKEAMDGAFEDTYKKIGDEMTEKEFGLLLKPLIIKIRCGHTDLLFSPEMRKFTRIQNRAWTIPFSFFIQGDRLFIAKNESNDASIELGTEVLAIEENTAGKILRTLRKYLPADGYGEAFKDATLEAGFFEDYYIDIFGGKEQYHFTLKNQQETRIVYPELKAKSIPNRLPRLSKEDELARRLNRLRSLTFPTEVSSTAILKISSFSYDDYESFLMTHERFFREIEQNNITNLIIDLRQNSGGNHEIALDLMKYLADSTFVLTAHAEAPVLIPSFIVNNDVEQQDANRAFSERIVKKCGEGTYCLNIPSVGKHKPYEQYRFKGNVYVLIGEQTFSAASSFVASLKAQRKITLVGRETGGGEEGCNGGVISTVVLPYSKLRLQFPHFRITTALKSLNIGQGVSPDVDVQYTILERLNKVDLELTRTFDLIKKTELSRLGTK
- a CDS encoding ABC transporter ATP-binding protein is translated as MIQLKNIFRWYNSGANRAFVLRDINLNIEQGEFISIMGPSGSGKSTLLHILGMMDEPNEGTYEFLGESVLQLKEKQRAALYKKHIGFVFQAYHLIDELTVYENIETPLLYQGIGSSERKSMVADILDRFNIVGKKDLFPNQLSGGQQQLVGIARAVITKPNLILADEPTGNLNSKQGEEIMELFKILNQEEGVTIVQVTHSEKNAAYANRTIELLDGRIV